A portion of the Cetobacterium ceti genome contains these proteins:
- a CDS encoding MFS transporter: protein MMDLEKRAKFNSWMFIFAYIVMGVLSGVVLDTMVTFLDSSTATKGIAASMSIIMGVGFYGGAIMLLIIPKFGYKKVLACSPIAFIIGMVLITKIRSVAIIAISASIVMIGVCMFDAILSPYLTCYTTEENREKIFSTTLWTNIAGMIVGTWSGGFMITYRFAKRLGLSYGQGKLLTEKIKTFSPIELQAYMGAHRDALLTYAFVAILCLIPILFIKEIPEDYRRVKKATNINEKKDWKAFLNKYIVMFVVFAFLIRLGASLITPYFSVFLSRMGIDRATTSALISYQYLSMVVFIMISPWIVKHIGRVMTLGGLALVSVPFMLIIANGALFGSHMVIAVGLGLFLRSGFMNAAQPVQQALPMEFVTKEARPAYNSVIYIVQGLGQVIAGLIGKEFIFNLPNGYGKAYYITGTIYIIASILLLVVYTKKYNRPPKKEETSILESAVVE, encoded by the coding sequence ATGATGGATTTAGAAAAAAGAGCAAAATTTAATAGTTGGATGTTTATTTTTGCTTATATTGTAATGGGGGTTTTAAGTGGAGTTGTTCTTGATACGATGGTAACATTTTTAGATAGCTCTACTGCAACTAAAGGAATTGCAGCAAGTATGTCGATTATTATGGGAGTAGGATTTTATGGAGGGGCTATTATGCTTTTAATTATTCCAAAATTTGGATATAAAAAAGTTTTAGCATGTTCCCCAATAGCTTTTATTATAGGAATGGTTTTAATTACTAAAATAAGATCTGTTGCTATAATAGCAATATCTGCTTCTATTGTAATGATTGGAGTCTGCATGTTTGATGCAATACTTTCTCCATATTTAACTTGCTATACAACAGAAGAAAATAGAGAAAAAATATTTTCTACAACACTATGGACAAATATAGCAGGTATGATTGTAGGAACTTGGTCTGGTGGATTTATGATTACTTATAGATTTGCTAAAAGATTAGGTCTTTCTTATGGCCAAGGTAAACTTTTAACTGAAAAAATAAAAACTTTCAGTCCAATAGAGTTACAAGCATATATGGGAGCTCATAGAGATGCTCTTCTAACATATGCTTTTGTTGCAATTTTATGTTTAATTCCTATTTTATTTATTAAAGAGATTCCTGAAGATTATAGAAGAGTTAAAAAAGCAACTAATATAAATGAAAAAAAAGATTGGAAAGCTTTTCTTAATAAGTATATTGTAATGTTTGTTGTTTTTGCGTTTTTAATTAGATTAGGTGCTTCTTTAATTACACCATATTTCTCAGTATTTTTAAGTAGAATGGGAATAGATAGAGCAACAACTTCAGCTTTAATTTCATATCAATATTTATCTATGGTTGTTTTCATTATGATATCTCCATGGATTGTAAAACATATAGGAAGAGTTATGACTTTAGGTGGATTAGCTTTGGTTTCTGTTCCTTTCATGCTTATAATAGCAAATGGAGCTCTTTTTGGTTCTCACATGGTTATAGCTGTAGGACTTGGATTATTTTTAAGATCTGGATTTATGAATGCTGCCCAACCAGTTCAACAGGCCTTACCAATGGAATTTGTAACTAAAGAAGCTCGTCCTGCATATAATTCTGTAATATATATTGTTCAAGGATTAGGACAAGTTATTGCAGGACTAATAGGAAAAGAGTTTATATTTAATTTACCAAATGGATATGGAAAAGCATATTATATTACTGGAACTATCTATATAATTGCTTCTATTTTATTATTAGTAGTATATACAAAAAAATACAATAGACCTCCAAAAAAAGAAGAAACTTCCATTCTTGAATCAGCAGTGGTAGAATAG
- a CDS encoding cytochrome c biogenesis protein/redoxin: MEINLLFYLLTFIGGFLSFFSPCVIPLLPIYFSYLAGNGNILYNRKKVFFNTLAFTIGISLAFFILGISFTAMGDFLFKNKILFSKIGGIIIISLGLFQLDLFKFKFKFLQRDYRINYNKKEINIFIAFLTGFTFSFAWTPCIGPALSSILILTSTTENKILGNFLIFLYSIGFIIPFLLIGIFTTTILNFIKDRQKFLKYTVKIGGIILILLGMLTFLGYGNENSSKSFNKTSNLLIEPYQGKIIFLNFWATWCPPCREELPAIEELYKEYGSNKKNVIILGVTNPKTEENPYGEDVSIEEIKNFLNKHNLTFPIFYDKTGEYFFKYQIRAYPTTIIIGKDGKIKNIVQGALEKGEMIELINNNL; encoded by the coding sequence TTGGAAATTAATTTACTTTTTTATTTACTTACTTTTATAGGAGGATTTTTATCTTTTTTTTCTCCTTGTGTTATTCCTTTGCTTCCAATTTATTTTAGTTATTTAGCTGGAAATGGAAATATTTTATATAATCGTAAGAAAGTTTTTTTTAATACGTTAGCTTTTACTATAGGAATATCTTTAGCTTTTTTTATTCTAGGAATTTCATTTACAGCAATGGGAGACTTTTTATTTAAAAATAAAATTTTATTTAGTAAAATAGGCGGAATTATTATAATATCTTTAGGATTATTTCAACTGGATTTATTTAAATTTAAATTTAAATTTTTACAACGAGATTATCGAATTAATTATAATAAAAAAGAAATAAATATTTTTATAGCATTTTTAACGGGATTTACTTTTAGCTTTGCTTGGACTCCTTGTATAGGCCCAGCATTATCTTCTATTTTAATTTTAACAAGTACAACTGAAAATAAAATATTAGGTAATTTTTTGATTTTTTTATATTCAATAGGTTTTATTATTCCATTTTTGTTAATAGGAATATTTACTACCACAATATTAAATTTTATAAAAGATAGACAAAAATTTTTGAAATATACAGTTAAAATAGGTGGGATTATTTTAATTCTTTTAGGAATGTTAACTTTTTTAGGTTATGGAAATGAAAATTCTTCAAAAAGTTTTAATAAAACTTCCAATTTATTAATAGAACCTTATCAGGGTAAAATTATTTTTTTAAATTTCTGGGCAACGTGGTGTCCTCCGTGTAGAGAAGAACTTCCTGCTATTGAAGAATTATATAAAGAATATGGATCAAATAAAAAAAATGTAATTATTTTAGGAGTTACTAATCCTAAAACAGAAGAAAATCCATATGGAGAAGACGTTTCTATTGAAGAAATAAAAAACTTTTTAAATAAACATAATCTAACATTTCCTATTTTTTACGATAAAACAGGAGAGTATTTTTTCAAATATCAAATAAGAGCTTATCCAACAACAATAATAATTGGAAAAGATGGAAAAATTAAAAACATAGTTCAAGGGGCTCTTGAAAAGGGAGAAATGATAGAATTAATTAATAATAATTTATAA
- a CDS encoding nitroreductase family protein, whose amino-acid sequence MNKLDFIYKRKSIRKFKDQEVPKEDIMKMLDAAIHAPSAHHCQNWYFVVVQDKNIINEIVSVVKTSHEKIAEMAKNEKDKEHFLKLMRYYLNFKDASTTVIVYGGPYKTIEEKILRENNVDEEIITELNDSMPGIQSIGAAVENFLLAASALGYGTCYMTGPNHAKKEIEKIINLDKDGYSLLAMIALGVPEDNTPAQPPRKSLDDVVTFI is encoded by the coding sequence ATGAATAAATTAGATTTTATTTACAAAAGAAAAAGTATAAGAAAATTTAAAGATCAAGAGGTTCCTAAAGAAGATATTATGAAAATGTTAGATGCAGCAATTCATGCTCCATCTGCTCATCATTGTCAAAATTGGTATTTCGTTGTAGTTCAAGATAAAAATATTATAAATGAAATAGTGTCTGTAGTAAAAACTAGTCATGAAAAAATTGCTGAAATGGCAAAAAATGAAAAAGATAAAGAACATTTTTTAAAATTAATGCGTTATTATTTAAATTTTAAAGATGCAAGTACAACAGTAATTGTTTATGGTGGCCCTTATAAAACAATTGAAGAAAAGATTTTAAGAGAAAATAATGTAGATGAAGAAATAATTACTGAATTAAATGATTCTATGCCAGGAATACAAAGTATAGGCGCAGCAGTAGAAAACTTTCTTCTTGCAGCCTCAGCTTTAGGATATGGAACTTGTTATATGACAGGTCCTAATCATGCTAAAAAAGAAATTGAAAAAATAATTAATTTAGATAAAGATGGATATTCTCTTTTAGCAATGATTGCTTTAGGAGTACCAGAAGATAATACCCCTGCTCAACCACCTAGAAAATCTTTAGATGATGTTGTAACATTTATCTAA
- a CDS encoding NAD(P)/FAD-dependent oxidoreductase, with product MMKNFDIIIIGGGPAGASAAIYAASRGVNVAIFEKDEIGGTVGKVSSVTHYLSVDNNESGISFSEKLKEQLKKYKVNIIKEEVKEVVLEGNCKKIITTNGEYVSKAIILANGSTPRHLNIPGEKEYLGKGLCKNAGKEGPQYLSKDIFIVGGADGAIKEAIYLSQFAKRLIIIHFEDELHTIAEFKDKLATLKNVNLELHSRLTKIEGNNSIITSIEITDEKTKEKRTISSEGCGIFIYAGATPNTELYKNLNLDNGYIMTDKKMGTNIPGVYAAGDICVKDIRQVATAVSDGTIAGINAVNYIK from the coding sequence ATGATGAAAAATTTTGATATTATTATTATCGGTGGTGGACCTGCTGGAGCTAGTGCTGCAATATATGCTGCAAGTAGAGGTGTGAATGTTGCTATTTTTGAAAAGGATGAAATCGGAGGAACTGTAGGTAAAGTTTCATCTGTTACTCACTATTTATCAGTTGATAATAATGAAAGCGGTATTTCATTCAGCGAAAAATTAAAAGAACAATTAAAAAAATATAAAGTTAATATAATAAAAGAAGAAGTAAAAGAAGTTGTTTTAGAAGGTAATTGTAAAAAAATTATCACAACAAATGGAGAATATGTATCTAAAGCTATAATTTTAGCTAATGGAAGTACTCCTAGACATTTAAATATTCCTGGAGAAAAAGAATATCTTGGAAAAGGACTTTGTAAAAATGCTGGAAAAGAAGGTCCGCAATATTTATCTAAAGATATCTTTATAGTTGGTGGAGCAGATGGAGCTATAAAAGAAGCTATCTATTTATCTCAATTTGCTAAAAGATTAATTATAATTCACTTTGAAGATGAATTGCATACTATTGCAGAATTCAAAGATAAACTTGCAACTTTAAAAAATGTCAATTTAGAATTACATTCTAGACTAACTAAAATAGAAGGAAATAATAGTATTATTACATCTATTGAAATAACAGATGAAAAAACTAAAGAAAAAAGAACCATATCAAGTGAAGGGTGCGGAATATTTATTTATGCAGGTGCTACTCCAAATACTGAACTATATAAAAACTTAAATTTAGATAATGGTTATATTATGACTGATAAAAAAATGGGAACTAATATTCCTGGTGTATATGCTGCTGGAGATATTTGTGTAAAAGATATTCGTCAAGTTGCTACGGCTGTTTCTGATGGAACTATTGCTGGAATTAATGCCGTAAATTATATAAAATAA
- a CDS encoding alpha/beta hydrolase, with protein MTKKIEFYSDGLLLKGTFYKANEILKKYKTIIMCHGFGGIKELLLPKYANIFSKNGFDVFTFDYRGFGESEGECRIIPEEQIRDILSLINFANNFEDLKENKIALWGTSLGGAYALKVSTLCKKIMGVYAQITFSNGFRNNTFYLNQDELTKLEKTIENLVYNEITKNKVLKVNLKKILNDKQSVEFLNKYENNFKEAFNIKLPFSTINNINKFSIDSILQQINIPTLLVQADLDTVNLPNEMEYIYNNLKTNKSLIHVDGGHYDVYEGDTFTKLISDQLLWFSKAF; from the coding sequence ATGACAAAAAAAATTGAATTTTATTCAGATGGATTATTACTTAAGGGAACTTTTTATAAAGCGAATGAAATATTAAAGAAATATAAAACTATTATTATGTGTCATGGTTTTGGAGGTATTAAAGAATTATTACTTCCAAAATATGCTAATATCTTCTCAAAAAATGGTTTTGATGTTTTTACTTTTGATTATAGAGGATTTGGAGAAAGTGAAGGAGAGTGTCGTATAATACCTGAAGAACAAATAAGAGATATTCTTTCTTTAATCAATTTTGCTAATAATTTTGAAGATTTAAAAGAAAATAAAATTGCCTTATGGGGTACTTCATTAGGTGGAGCTTATGCCCTTAAAGTTTCAACTTTATGTAAAAAAATTATGGGAGTTTATGCACAAATAACATTTTCTAATGGTTTTCGAAATAATACATTTTATTTAAATCAAGATGAATTAACTAAATTAGAAAAAACAATAGAAAACTTAGTCTATAATGAAATTACTAAAAATAAAGTTTTAAAAGTAAACTTAAAAAAAATTCTAAATGATAAACAATCTGTAGAATTTTTAAATAAATATGAAAATAATTTTAAAGAAGCATTTAATATAAAACTTCCATTTTCAACAATAAATAATATAAATAAATTTTCAATAGATTCGATTTTACAACAAATTAATATTCCAACTTTATTAGTACAAGCTGATTTAGACACTGTAAATCTTCCAAATGAAATGGAATATATTTATAATAATTTAAAAACTAATAAAAGTTTAATTCATGTTGATGGAGGTCATTATGATGTTTATGAAGGTGATACTTTCACTAAATTAATATCTGATCAACTTTTATGGTTTTCTAAAGCTTTTTAA
- a CDS encoding solute:sodium symporter family transporter — MFITIFSFLFVTALIGFISYLKTKGEDNSAQGYFLAGRGLSAVVIGFSMVLTSLSTEQLIGTNGSAYAKNFSIMAWTVQSVIPLCVLAMYLLPRYLKGGFTTIPEFFEDRYDKSTRQVMSLMFLIGYTFVLIPGALYSGAIAFSQIFDVGKLLNISFNSSLWIIVWAIGIIGGIYAIFGGLKAVAVSDTLNGTALIIGGAMVPYFALKFLGNGSFLVGMDSLVVKHYDKFNAWGNSSDPVPWTTIFTGIMIVNFFYWATNQAIIQRSLGAKSLAEGQKGILLAGIFLLSLPIMLNLPGLIAYHLFGDSLKNIDLAYPTLVREVLPKPLLGFFTACLFGAILSTFNSFLNSASTLFCYDLYKPIFNPNVNDEKLIRVAKISGTFIAIISMLIAPLLQYGSDGLFLLLRRFAGFFNIPIIALVAVGFLNKTISGKAARITVLVHVILYYSLVWIFKINLNFVHVMGGLFIFDVLLMFILGNKFKRETPYELPNRNKSNVSLTNWEYASEVTYLLILGLCYLYTVLSKFGLAGGNSIIKINMLYLILAIGGFIFIKKGNKKKQNILSLNDPK, encoded by the coding sequence ATGTTTATAACTATATTTTCATTTTTATTTGTAACAGCATTAATTGGTTTTATTTCCTATTTAAAAACTAAAGGAGAGGACAACTCTGCTCAAGGTTATTTTTTAGCTGGAAGAGGTTTATCTGCTGTAGTTATAGGTTTTTCTATGGTTCTTACAAGTTTATCAACAGAACAACTAATAGGAACCAATGGTTCAGCTTATGCAAAAAATTTCTCTATAATGGCTTGGACTGTTCAATCTGTAATACCTCTATGCGTTCTTGCCATGTATCTTTTACCAAGATATCTAAAAGGTGGATTTACAACTATTCCTGAATTTTTTGAAGATAGATATGATAAAAGTACACGTCAGGTTATGTCTCTTATGTTTTTAATAGGTTATACTTTTGTTTTAATTCCAGGAGCTTTGTATTCTGGAGCTATTGCTTTTTCTCAAATTTTCGATGTTGGAAAACTTCTTAATATAAGCTTTAATAGTTCTCTTTGGATTATAGTTTGGGCTATTGGTATAATAGGTGGCATCTATGCAATATTCGGTGGATTGAAAGCTGTTGCTGTTTCAGATACATTAAATGGAACTGCTCTTATTATTGGTGGTGCAATGGTTCCATATTTTGCTTTGAAATTTTTAGGAAATGGAAGTTTTCTAGTTGGAATGGATAGTTTAGTTGTAAAGCATTATGATAAATTCAATGCTTGGGGAAACTCTAGTGATCCTGTTCCTTGGACTACAATTTTTACAGGCATTATGATTGTAAACTTTTTTTATTGGGCTACAAATCAAGCTATTATTCAACGTTCTCTTGGAGCTAAAAGTCTAGCAGAAGGTCAAAAAGGAATTTTACTTGCTGGAATATTTTTACTTTCATTGCCTATAATGTTAAATCTTCCAGGATTAATAGCCTACCATTTATTTGGTGATAGTTTAAAAAATATAGACTTAGCATATCCAACTTTAGTTAGAGAAGTTTTACCTAAACCACTCTTAGGTTTTTTTACAGCATGTTTATTTGGAGCAATTCTTAGTACTTTTAATTCATTTTTAAATAGTGCATCTACATTATTTTGTTATGATTTATATAAACCTATTTTTAATCCCAATGTAAATGATGAAAAATTAATCCGTGTAGCTAAAATTTCTGGGACCTTCATAGCTATTATTTCTATGCTAATAGCTCCTTTATTACAATATGGTAGTGATGGATTATTTCTACTTTTACGAAGATTTGCTGGATTTTTTAATATTCCTATAATAGCTTTAGTAGCAGTTGGTTTTTTAAATAAAACTATTTCAGGTAAAGCTGCAAGAATAACTGTATTAGTCCATGTAATTTTATATTATTCTTTAGTATGGATTTTTAAAATTAATTTAAACTTTGTTCATGTAATGGGTGGATTATTTATTTTCGATGTTTTACTTATGTTTATTTTAGGAAATAAATTCAAACGTGAAACTCCTTACGAACTCCCAAATAGAAATAAATCTAACGTCAGTTTAACAAACTGGGAATATGCATCAGAAGTGACTTACTTATTAATTTTAGGACTTTGCTACTTATATACAGTTTTATCTAAATTTGGTTTAGCAGGAGGAAATTCAATTATAAAAATAAATATGTTATACTTAATTTTAGCAATTGGAGGATTTATTTTTATAAAAAAAGGAAATAAAAAGAAGCAGAATATTCTTTCGTTAAATGATCCCAAATAA
- the glyA gene encoding serine hydroxymethyltransferase: MINKSLKEIDKEIFNAIEDELNRQEGGLELIASENFVSKGVMEAVGSIMTNKYAEGYPGKRYYGGCEKVDIAENLAIERAKELFNVKYANVQPHSGSQANMAAYRALINIGDCILGMRLDHGGHLTHGKNVNFSGQDYKVISYSVTPDEEIINYDEVRKLALEHKPKVIIAGASAYPRIIDFKKFREIADEINAYLIVDMAHIAGLVATGLHPSPIEYADVVTSTTHKTLRGPRGGLILTNNEEIAKKIDKTIFPGTQGGPLMHIIAGKAVAFKEALAPEFKEYQKQVIKNAKTLGEELTHLGLKIVSGGTDNHLLLVDLTNINITGKEAEEVLEKINITVNKNGIPYDKKSPFVTSGIRLGTPALTTRGMKEKEMKIIGRIIFQGLQYKEDEKKLISLKEEVIKLSKEFPLYK, encoded by the coding sequence ATGATAAATAAAAGTTTAAAAGAAATTGATAAAGAAATTTTTAATGCAATAGAAGATGAATTAAATAGACAAGAAGGTGGATTAGAATTAATAGCTTCAGAAAATTTTGTTTCAAAGGGAGTTATGGAAGCTGTAGGTTCTATTATGACTAATAAATATGCTGAAGGATATCCTGGAAAACGTTATTATGGTGGTTGTGAAAAGGTTGATATAGCAGAAAATTTAGCTATTGAAAGAGCAAAAGAATTATTTAATGTAAAATATGCTAATGTACAACCACACTCAGGTTCTCAAGCAAATATGGCTGCTTATAGGGCTTTAATTAATATTGGAGATTGTATTTTAGGAATGAGATTAGATCATGGGGGACATTTAACACATGGAAAAAATGTTAATTTCTCTGGTCAAGATTATAAAGTTATTTCTTATAGTGTAACTCCTGATGAGGAAATAATAAATTATGATGAAGTTAGAAAATTAGCTTTAGAACATAAACCAAAAGTTATCATTGCTGGAGCTAGTGCTTATCCTAGAATTATAGATTTTAAAAAATTTAGAGAGATAGCTGATGAAATAAATGCTTATTTAATTGTAGATATGGCTCATATTGCAGGATTAGTAGCGACAGGACTTCATCCTTCTCCAATAGAATATGCAGATGTGGTAACTTCAACAACTCATAAAACTTTAAGAGGACCACGAGGTGGTTTAATTCTTACAAATAATGAAGAAATTGCTAAAAAAATAGATAAAACAATATTTCCTGGAACTCAAGGAGGACCTTTAATGCATATTATAGCAGGAAAAGCAGTGGCATTTAAGGAAGCTTTAGCTCCAGAATTTAAAGAGTATCAAAAACAAGTAATAAAAAATGCAAAAACTTTAGGAGAAGAATTAACTCACTTAGGTTTAAAAATAGTTAGTGGTGGAACAGATAATCATTTATTATTAGTGGATTTAACAAATATAAATATAACAGGAAAAGAAGCTGAAGAAGTTTTAGAAAAAATAAATATAACAGTTAATAAAAATGGAATCCCTTATGATAAAAAAAGTCCATTTGTAACTAGTGGAATTAGATTAGGAACACCTGCTTTGACAACAAGAGGAATGAAAGAGAAAGAAATGAAAATTATTGGTAGAATAATTTTTCAAGGTTTACAATACAAAGAGGATGAAAAAAAATTAATTTCTTTAAAAGAAGAAGTAATAAAATTATCTAAAGAATTTCCTCTATATAAATAA
- the nox gene encoding H2O-forming NADH oxidase yields the protein MEKILVIGANHGGTAAINTILTNYPNKKVVVFDKNSNISFLGCGMALWIGKQIDSAEGLFYSSKEKLENNGAKVYMETEVFHIDYINKLVYGRDKNGNEIIEDYDKLILSTGSLPIELNIPGKELENVQFVKLYQHAEDVIKKLENKKIKNVVVVGAGYIGVELAEAFKRCEKNVTLVDLASSSLTGYYDENFRDLMNENLKNHGINLRFSEKLLKLEGNENNQVTKVITDKNEYDADMVILAVGFIPNSKLAQDHLKLFKNNAILVNSYQQTSDKDVYAIGDCGTIYDNAIEEVNYIALATNAVRTGIVAAHNACGIELEGIGVQGSNGISIFGLNMVSTGLTYERALKLGFNAEYVEHTDLQKPGFIKNNNDVTLRIVYDKISRRILGAQIASKEDISMGIHVFSLAIQEKVTIDKFKLLDIFFLPHFNQPYNYFTMAALGAK from the coding sequence ATGGAAAAAATATTAGTAATTGGAGCAAATCATGGAGGAACAGCAGCAATAAATACAATTTTAACAAATTATCCTAATAAAAAAGTTGTAGTTTTTGATAAAAATTCTAATATAAGTTTTTTAGGATGTGGAATGGCCTTATGGATAGGAAAACAAATTGATTCTGCAGAAGGATTATTTTATTCTTCAAAAGAAAAATTAGAAAATAATGGAGCTAAAGTATATATGGAAACAGAAGTTTTTCATATTGACTATATAAATAAATTAGTTTATGGAAGAGATAAAAATGGAAATGAAATTATAGAAGATTATGATAAGTTGATTTTATCCACAGGATCGTTACCTATAGAATTAAATATTCCAGGAAAAGAATTAGAAAATGTTCAATTCGTAAAATTATATCAACATGCAGAGGATGTAATAAAAAAATTAGAAAATAAAAAAATTAAAAATGTTGTAGTAGTAGGAGCAGGATATATAGGAGTAGAATTGGCAGAAGCATTCAAAAGATGTGAAAAAAATGTAACTCTTGTAGATTTAGCATCTTCTTCTTTAACAGGTTATTATGATGAAAATTTTAGAGATTTAATGAACGAAAATTTAAAAAATCATGGAATAAATTTAAGATTTTCTGAAAAACTTTTAAAACTAGAAGGAAATGAAAATAATCAAGTTACAAAAGTTATTACAGATAAAAATGAATATGATGCTGATATGGTGATTTTAGCTGTTGGATTTATTCCAAATTCTAAATTAGCTCAAGATCATTTAAAATTATTTAAAAATAATGCGATTTTAGTAAATTCGTATCAGCAAACAAGTGATAAAGATGTTTATGCTATTGGAGATTGTGGAACTATTTACGATAATGCAATAGAAGAAGTAAATTACATTGCATTAGCTACAAATGCTGTTAGAACTGGAATAGTAGCTGCTCATAATGCTTGTGGAATAGAACTAGAAGGAATAGGAGTTCAAGGTTCTAATGGAATTTCAATATTTGGATTAAATATGGTTTCTACGGGGTTAACTTATGAAAGAGCTTTAAAATTAGGATTTAATGCTGAATATGTTGAACATACAGATTTACAAAAACCTGGTTTTATAAAGAATAATAATGATGTAACCTTAAGAATTGTATATGATAAAATATCTAGAAGAATTTTAGGGGCTCAAATAGCTTCGAAAGAAGATATTTCTATGGGAATTCATGTATTTTCTTTGGCTATCCAAGAAAAAGTAACAATAGATAAATTTAAATTATTAGATATATTCTTTTTACCGCATTTTAATCAACCATATAATTATTTTACAATGGCAGCTTTAGGGGCAAAATAA
- a CDS encoding MATE family efflux transporter, translating to MFREFIHYAIPSVFAMFISSLYVIVDGIFVGRGVGSLALGAVNLVVPLSIFFFGIASMFAVGGGALISDSFGKGKIEKGINLFREILIFLFILSFLLSGICVIFSNKIVLFLGANEKIFNEANTYLKYYAMFCIPNIIGISLSSFIRNDGNPNLAMIGTVSGAILNVILDYVFIFIFKWGIKGAAIATGLGQICTVVIILLHFILKKGYLSFGRSKLHKENISSFIKLGFPSFFTEITFSIIVFCMNLAILKIGNENEMASFGIINYLTTIIYMLLLGLSFGIQPLFSFNYSAKKFEKVIYFYKFTIISSFAINIFYFCISYFYGYEIIDLFTHNKFILHETYIGLCLFNISFFITGINIIQSGYYQAINLPKNSNIICFLRSIIFLPISVYIASYYFGLKGIWLSPFFSEIFSFITWNFFLKKIKK from the coding sequence ATGTTTAGAGAGTTTATTCATTATGCAATTCCGTCGGTATTTGCAATGTTTATTTCATCTTTATATGTTATTGTAGATGGAATATTTGTAGGAAGAGGAGTTGGAAGTTTAGCATTAGGAGCAGTAAATTTAGTAGTTCCATTATCGATTTTCTTTTTTGGAATTGCATCTATGTTTGCAGTAGGGGGCGGAGCTCTTATATCAGATAGTTTTGGAAAAGGAAAGATAGAAAAAGGAATTAATCTTTTTAGAGAAATTTTAATCTTTTTATTTATTTTAAGTTTTTTATTAAGTGGAATTTGTGTTATATTTTCAAATAAAATAGTACTTTTTTTAGGAGCTAATGAGAAGATATTTAATGAAGCAAATACTTATTTAAAATATTATGCAATGTTTTGTATTCCTAATATAATAGGGATTTCTTTAAGTAGTTTTATAAGAAATGATGGAAATCCTAACTTAGCAATGATAGGAACTGTTTCAGGAGCAATTTTAAATGTTATTTTAGATTATGTTTTTATTTTTATTTTTAAATGGGGAATAAAAGGAGCTGCAATAGCTACAGGATTAGGACAAATATGTACCGTAGTAATTATACTTTTACATTTTATTTTAAAAAAAGGATATTTATCTTTTGGAAGGAGTAAATTACATAAAGAAAATATTTCTAGTTTTATCAAATTAGGTTTTCCATCTTTTTTTACAGAGATAACTTTTTCAATAATTGTTTTTTGTATGAATTTAGCAATTTTAAAAATTGGAAATGAAAATGAAATGGCATCTTTTGGAATAATAAATTATTTAACAACTATTATATATATGCTTTTATTAGGATTATCATTTGGAATTCAACCCCTATTTAGTTTTAACTATAGTGCAAAAAAATTTGAAAAAGTAATATATTTTTATAAATTTACTATTATTAGTTCCTTTGCTATAAATATTTTTTATTTTTGTATTTCATACTTCTATGGCTATGAAATAATTGATTTATTTACTCATAATAAATTTATACTTCATGAGACTTATATAGGACTTTGTTTATTCAATATATCTTTTTTTATTACAGGTATTAATATTATACAATCAGGATATTATCAAGCTATTAATCTACCTAAAAATTCTAATATAATTTGTTTTTTAAGATCAATTATTTTTTTACCAATAAGTGTTTATATTGCAAGTTATTATTTTGGATTGAAAGGAATATGGTTAAGTCCATTTTTTTCTGAGATTTTTTCTTTTATAACATGGAACTTTTTTTTAAAGAAAATTAAAAAATGA